The Fundidesulfovibrio magnetotacticus genome has a window encoding:
- a CDS encoding protein tyrosine phosphatase family protein, translated as MTDPDILNFVRLDDRLACAGQPLPGHFPLLAARGFRAVVNLATEASTGHLPGEAALCRAEGLDFSWIPVPWDAPTSGDFQAFEAWLAPRRAGHVLVHCAKNWRASLFCALYRVLHEGRDPEKAREDVLEVWEPDAAWSALAREVLASRGRDPFLP; from the coding sequence ATGACCGACCCGGACATCCTGAACTTCGTGCGCCTGGACGACCGGCTGGCCTGCGCGGGCCAGCCGCTGCCCGGGCACTTCCCCCTGCTGGCGGCGCGCGGCTTCCGGGCCGTGGTGAACCTGGCCACCGAGGCCTCCACCGGCCACCTGCCCGGCGAGGCGGCCCTCTGCCGGGCCGAAGGGCTCGATTTCTCCTGGATTCCCGTCCCCTGGGACGCCCCCACGTCCGGCGACTTCCAGGCCTTCGAGGCCTGGCTCGCGCCACGGCGCGCGGGGCACGTCCTGGTGCATTGCGCCAAGAACTGGCGCGCCTCGCTGTTTTGCGCGCTCTACCGCGTGCTGCACGAGGGCCGCGACCCCGAAAAGGCCCGCGAGGACGTGCTGGAAGTCTGGGAGCCGGACGCCGCGTGGTCGGCCCTGGCGCGGGAAGTGCTCGCCTCGCGGGGCCGCGATCCCTTCCTGCCCTGA
- a CDS encoding LysE family translocator → MHDILAFLAAGAALGLAAGLTPGPLQALICLQTITHGPREGAKVGMAPLFSDLPVMLACILALDALSGQPWVMGVMSLAGALVVLRFGLGALRSGPASLDVDPGTARSWRKGVATNILNPKMILFWATVGAPTTLSAWQASGAACAAFLGAFYALLLGANLAVAWLSGRFARFLSGPGYVWTMRVLGALLVLVAARLAWDGLARLGLA, encoded by the coding sequence ATGCACGACATCCTCGCTTTCCTTGCCGCTGGCGCGGCGCTGGGCCTGGCCGCCGGACTCACGCCCGGTCCGCTCCAGGCGCTCATCTGCCTGCAGACCATCACCCACGGTCCCCGTGAGGGGGCCAAGGTGGGCATGGCCCCCCTGTTCTCGGACCTGCCCGTGATGCTGGCCTGCATCCTTGCCCTGGACGCCCTCTCGGGCCAGCCGTGGGTGATGGGCGTCATGTCCCTGGCGGGCGCGCTGGTGGTGCTGCGCTTCGGCCTGGGCGCGCTGCGCAGCGGCCCCGCAAGCCTGGACGTGGACCCCGGCACGGCCCGCTCCTGGCGCAAGGGCGTGGCCACCAACATCCTCAACCCCAAGATGATCCTCTTCTGGGCCACCGTGGGCGCGCCCACCACCCTCTCGGCCTGGCAGGCCTCCGGCGCGGCCTGCGCGGCCTTCCTGGGCGCGTTCTACGCCCTGCTCCTGGGCGCCAACCTGGCCGTGGCCTGGCTCTCGGGGCGCTTCGCCCGATTCCTCTCGGGGCCGGGCTACGTGTGGACCATGCGCGTGCTGGGCGCGCTGCTCGTCCTGGTGGCCGCCCGACTGGCCTGGGACGGCCTGGCGCGCCTCGGCCTTGCCTAG
- a CDS encoding carbon-nitrogen hydrolase produces the protein MHAHKPYTLALVQMAPAETTRASVEKAADLVREAGKQGASLVCLPELFATPYFCQTEDHAHFALAEPIPGPTTQALALAAKDAKATVVIPLFERRASGLYHNSLAVAGPDGNLLGVYRKMHIPDDPLFYEKFYFTPGDLGFKRFDTPVGPIGTLICWDQWYPEAARLTALRGADILFYPTAIGWHPSEKAQYGTEQREAWMTIQRSHAIANGCYVASVNRVGHEIPPSGGDGLEFWGSSFVCGPMGTIIAEASTVLEEIILAEIDPQKVDTTRTHWPFLRDRRIDAYGDIVRRYIDEE, from the coding sequence ATGCACGCTCACAAGCCCTACACCCTGGCCCTGGTCCAGATGGCCCCGGCCGAAACGACCCGGGCCTCCGTCGAGAAGGCCGCCGACCTCGTGCGCGAGGCCGGCAAACAGGGCGCGTCCCTGGTCTGCCTGCCCGAACTCTTCGCCACGCCCTACTTCTGCCAGACCGAAGACCACGCCCACTTCGCCCTGGCCGAGCCCATCCCAGGCCCCACCACGCAGGCCCTGGCCCTGGCCGCCAAGGACGCCAAGGCCACCGTGGTCATCCCGCTCTTCGAGCGGCGCGCCTCCGGGCTCTACCACAACTCCCTGGCCGTGGCCGGGCCCGACGGGAACCTCCTCGGCGTCTACCGCAAGATGCACATCCCCGACGACCCGCTCTTCTACGAGAAGTTCTACTTCACCCCCGGCGACCTGGGCTTCAAACGCTTCGACACCCCCGTGGGCCCCATCGGAACACTCATCTGCTGGGACCAGTGGTACCCCGAGGCCGCGCGCCTCACCGCACTGCGCGGCGCGGACATCCTCTTCTACCCCACCGCCATCGGCTGGCACCCCTCCGAGAAGGCCCAGTACGGCACGGAACAGCGCGAGGCCTGGATGACCATCCAGCGCTCCCACGCCATCGCCAACGGCTGCTACGTGGCCAGCGTCAACCGCGTGGGCCACGAAATCCCCCCCTCCGGCGGCGACGGCCTGGAATTCTGGGGATCGAGCTTCGTCTGCGGCCCCATGGGAACCATCATCGCGGAAGCCTCCACCGTGCTCGAAGAGATCATCCTGGCCGAGATCGACCCCCAAAAGGTGGACACCACCCGCACCCACTGGCCCTTCCTGCGCGACCGCAGGATCGACGCCTACGGCGACATCGTGCGCCGGTATATCGACGAAGAGTAA
- a CDS encoding glucokinase, with protein MRTIPESGGEFNRALAPHRDSLYETTMHGQTNTFLVADIGGTNARFALFDASGEALALAAQVTLPTRGQEGFASLAGQAVEALDARGAASAVLAAAGPVVRGRFCRAPNIPYLLDLDALPEGLLPARALMVNDFAAQAHGCRILGEERSLGVLPGRMDPGLTQAVLGPGTGLGKAALVPDGRGGYVVCASEGGHALFPCDADEEWRFRAFVLERLGEPHLRREAVVSGPGLALLHQFLTGEALPVHEAAARMTPESPVTRWFARFLGRACRDYVLETAARGGLFVSGGVAARNPLLLEHPAFREEFLASPTMAELLAGVAVRLVTDQAVGLWGAAALARGLAAA; from the coding sequence GTGCGGACCATCCCAGAAAGCGGCGGCGAATTCAACCGTGCCCTTGCCCCGCACCGGGATTCGCTCTACGAGACGACCATGCACGGGCAGACCAACACATTTCTTGTCGCGGATATCGGGGGCACCAACGCCCGCTTCGCCCTGTTCGATGCCTCCGGGGAGGCCCTGGCGCTCGCGGCGCAGGTGACGCTCCCCACGCGGGGGCAGGAGGGCTTCGCGTCCCTGGCGGGACAGGCCGTGGAGGCCCTGGACGCGCGCGGCGCGGCCTCGGCCGTGCTGGCCGCGGCGGGGCCCGTGGTGCGGGGTCGCTTCTGCCGCGCGCCCAACATCCCCTACCTGCTGGACCTGGACGCCCTGCCGGAGGGGCTTTTGCCCGCGCGCGCGCTCATGGTCAACGATTTCGCGGCCCAGGCCCACGGCTGCCGCATCCTGGGCGAGGAGCGCTCCCTTGGGGTCCTGCCCGGGCGCATGGACCCCGGGCTGACCCAGGCCGTGCTGGGGCCCGGCACCGGGCTGGGCAAGGCGGCGCTGGTCCCGGACGGACGGGGCGGCTACGTGGTGTGCGCCTCCGAGGGCGGGCATGCCCTGTTCCCCTGCGACGCGGACGAGGAATGGCGCTTCCGGGCCTTCGTGCTGGAGCGTCTGGGCGAGCCGCACCTGCGCCGCGAGGCAGTGGTGTCGGGGCCTGGCCTGGCGCTGCTCCACCAATTCCTGACCGGGGAGGCTCTCCCCGTGCACGAGGCCGCCGCCCGGATGACCCCGGAGAGCCCGGTGACTCGGTGGTTCGCGCGCTTCCTGGGCCGCGCCTGCCGCGACTACGTGCTGGAGACGGCGGCGCGCGGCGGGCTCTTCGTGTCTGGCGGCGTGGCGGCGCGCAACCCGCTTCTGCTGGAGCACCCGGCCTTCCGCGAGGAGTTCCTGGCGAGCCCCACCATGGCGGAGCTGCTGGCCGGAGTGGCGGTGCGCCTGGTCACGGATCAGGCCGTGGGCCTGTGGGGCGCTGCGGCCCTGGCGCGGGGGCTGGCAGCCGCCTGA
- a CDS encoding mechanosensitive ion channel family protein, with amino-acid sequence MDQTTVKPLAFGWRGVQGWLNEHVLHESGLVQALVCLAALALGIFAARALGRILSSKVQGREQLRLWVSQRLPGFLAPLAMLLALRVVLSVSEAWGWPSVVTGIGLKVAEAWLVIQFFASLLLPHGWTRLVTVLVVGLYALEGAGALDPLVNYLDGMALSFDNERLSLLEVVKAMILLAIMLPLINKLCAFLEAALERMADVKPRVRVLVSKLTKIGLYSVSIISALDLVGINVHMLTVFSGAAGLGIGFGLQKVVSNLVSGVILLLDNSIKPGDVIEVGGVYGWVDSMNARYASMVTRDGKAFLIPNDELVANKVVNWSYTGSSVRVRIPVGVAYATDLKLASELMLKACEGQDRVLTNPKPMVLLREFGDNAVLLELRMWVDHPERGLAKVSSAVQLGIWEAFKARGVEFPFPQRDLHMHSPLRVVVDRPLPGEDPD; translated from the coding sequence ATGGACCAGACCACCGTGAAACCGCTGGCGTTCGGCTGGCGTGGCGTCCAGGGCTGGCTGAACGAGCACGTGCTCCACGAGAGCGGCCTTGTCCAGGCCCTGGTCTGTCTGGCGGCCCTGGCGCTCGGGATTTTCGCGGCGCGGGCGTTGGGGCGCATCCTGTCCTCCAAGGTGCAGGGTCGCGAGCAGTTGCGCCTGTGGGTGTCGCAGCGGCTGCCGGGCTTTCTGGCCCCGCTGGCGATGCTTTTGGCGCTGCGGGTGGTGCTGTCGGTCTCGGAGGCCTGGGGCTGGCCCTCCGTGGTCACGGGGATCGGGCTCAAGGTGGCCGAGGCGTGGCTGGTGATCCAGTTCTTCGCGTCGCTTCTGCTGCCGCACGGCTGGACGCGCCTGGTGACGGTGCTGGTGGTGGGCCTCTACGCCCTGGAAGGCGCGGGCGCGCTGGACCCGTTGGTGAACTACCTGGACGGCATGGCGCTCAGCTTCGACAACGAGCGTCTCTCGCTGCTGGAAGTGGTGAAGGCCATGATCCTTCTGGCCATCATGCTGCCGCTCATCAACAAACTCTGCGCCTTCCTGGAAGCGGCCCTGGAGCGTATGGCGGACGTGAAGCCCCGGGTGCGGGTGCTTGTGTCCAAGCTCACCAAGATCGGGCTCTACTCGGTGTCCATCATCTCGGCGCTGGATCTGGTGGGCATCAACGTGCACATGCTCACGGTGTTCAGCGGCGCGGCGGGCCTGGGCATCGGCTTCGGCCTGCAGAAGGTGGTCTCCAACCTGGTGAGCGGGGTGATCCTGCTGCTGGACAACTCCATCAAGCCCGGCGACGTGATCGAGGTGGGCGGCGTCTACGGCTGGGTGGACTCCATGAACGCGCGCTACGCCTCCATGGTCACGCGCGACGGCAAGGCCTTCCTGATCCCCAACGACGAGCTCGTCGCCAACAAGGTGGTCAACTGGTCCTACACGGGGTCCAGCGTGCGGGTGCGCATCCCCGTGGGGGTGGCCTACGCCACGGACCTCAAGCTTGCCTCGGAGCTGATGCTCAAGGCCTGCGAGGGCCAGGACCGCGTGCTCACCAACCCCAAGCCCATGGTGCTCCTGCGGGAGTTCGGGGACAACGCCGTGCTTCTGGAGCTGCGCATGTGGGTGGACCACCCGGAGCGCGGCCTGGCCAAGGTGTCCAGCGCGGTGCAGCTGGGCATCTGGGAGGCGTTCAAGGCACGCGGCGTGGAGTTCCCCTTCCCCCAGCGCGACCTGCATATGCACTCTCCCCTGCGCGTGGTGGTGGACCGCCCTCTCCCGGGGGAAGACCCGGACTGA